The following proteins are co-located in the Motilibacter rhizosphaerae genome:
- a CDS encoding thioesterase domain-containing protein, whose product MRRSGRTGRLAALRRVPRPDVGLVLLTAVLVGVAVSAPLDVAAAGEATWRHGREALDPSAVSATVVGGTRGQGAEPQTERLAHLDALSSAVSAAGRDAGLGDALELQTVEPVSVQDPAVPGPKHAHAPVVLVSRTSTSTSTSPTSTTTSSSAEANLHLVAGRVDAAGVLVPQDLADQLHLRPGDRMTLAGSVTTRARPAGVTVSGIYVRPAAPLAAYWAGLGLRFFLRAPGRGDEGVVYPPAPVIAAPALLDALAGTIDSPVDVEWSFPAPRTLDLATAERTASAYARLAAAVAGGRVTEAALPVGDPPVLRTSLPGLIADARRTTALLSPPVRAVGVGGAAAALVLVGAWAAASSRRREVQLRGLLARGLRPAEAAGRAARAAVPAVLLGAVLGTALGWAGVSLLGPARVRPDTATAAGALLAAVAALVVVAVVTAALVARLDRVDAGRLEQRLGRVPWLPVLSAVAAVAALPLLHGSGTSTGTSTGGAPLGAVALAVPLLVVGAGAGLAVTALQRLAPRALPALDRLPTGAFLAARRVLAAPGAARLVVVACAVALGLSVYASALADSSSRTLRAKAAVAVGADAVVSADDRVLPALPAGTSAVLRDPQVSVASATRNAALLALDPETFAAVATWDTRFGDRDRLLHRLAGAPGSVPVVIAGDATGLPSTGAAALQEGPYTLQVQVVARVPAFPGMLGRGPLVVVAQQPLLAALAAHDPSPRALFDQEVWVRGDSAPAQRALGLTGSGAAATTTTTAGFLQRPDVRSAAYALAYLRAVAGAGGALGLLGLVLHAAGQQRRRTVATVLLDRMGLGRAAGRTAAALELGLLAGTALVCGCVLALPACAFVLGRVDPVPAVAPAPLFRVPALALLAVVVGTLAAVVLGALLVDRLARRAPAGTVMRAPA is encoded by the coding sequence ATGCGCAGGTCGGGGCGGACGGGCCGGCTGGCTGCGCTCCGCCGCGTACCTCGGCCGGACGTCGGGCTCGTGCTGCTGACCGCGGTCCTCGTGGGCGTCGCGGTCTCCGCGCCCCTCGACGTGGCGGCCGCCGGGGAGGCGACCTGGCGCCACGGGCGGGAGGCGCTCGACCCGTCGGCGGTCTCCGCCACCGTCGTGGGCGGTACGCGCGGGCAGGGCGCCGAGCCCCAGACCGAGCGCCTGGCGCACCTCGACGCGCTCTCCTCGGCCGTCAGTGCGGCCGGCCGCGACGCCGGGCTCGGCGACGCCCTCGAGCTGCAGACGGTCGAGCCGGTGAGCGTCCAGGACCCCGCCGTCCCGGGCCCGAAGCACGCCCACGCGCCCGTCGTGCTCGTCTCCCGCACGAGCACGAGCACGAGCACGAGCCCGACCAGCACCACCACCAGCAGCTCGGCCGAGGCCAACCTCCACCTCGTCGCCGGACGCGTCGACGCCGCGGGCGTCCTCGTCCCCCAGGACCTCGCCGACCAGCTGCACCTGCGGCCGGGCGACCGGATGACCCTCGCCGGCAGCGTGACGACCAGGGCCCGCCCGGCAGGAGTGACGGTCTCGGGGATCTACGTGCGCCCGGCGGCGCCCCTCGCGGCGTACTGGGCGGGGCTCGGCCTGCGCTTCTTCCTGCGGGCACCGGGCCGCGGCGACGAGGGCGTCGTCTACCCGCCGGCGCCCGTCATCGCCGCGCCGGCCCTGCTGGACGCGCTCGCCGGCACCATCGACTCCCCGGTCGACGTCGAGTGGTCGTTCCCCGCACCCCGCACCCTCGACCTCGCCACCGCCGAGCGAACGGCGTCGGCGTACGCCCGCCTCGCCGCCGCCGTCGCCGGCGGCCGGGTCACGGAGGCGGCCCTCCCCGTCGGCGATCCGCCGGTCCTGCGCACCTCGCTGCCCGGGCTCATCGCGGACGCCCGCAGGACGACCGCGCTGCTCTCCCCGCCGGTGCGCGCCGTGGGCGTCGGCGGTGCGGCGGCCGCGCTCGTCCTCGTCGGGGCATGGGCGGCGGCGTCGTCCCGGCGGCGCGAGGTGCAGCTCCGCGGACTGCTCGCCCGCGGGCTGCGGCCCGCCGAGGCCGCGGGCCGCGCGGCCCGTGCGGCCGTACCCGCGGTCCTGCTCGGCGCGGTCCTCGGGACGGCCCTCGGCTGGGCCGGGGTCTCGCTGCTGGGGCCCGCCCGGGTGCGCCCGGACACGGCGACGGCGGCCGGTGCCCTGCTCGCCGCGGTCGCGGCCCTCGTGGTGGTCGCGGTCGTCACCGCCGCGCTCGTCGCGCGGCTGGACCGGGTGGACGCCGGACGGCTGGAGCAGCGGCTCGGCCGCGTCCCCTGGCTCCCCGTCCTCAGCGCGGTCGCCGCCGTCGCGGCGCTCCCCCTCCTCCACGGCAGCGGCACGAGCACCGGCACGAGCACCGGCGGCGCACCGCTCGGTGCGGTCGCGCTGGCGGTCCCCCTGCTCGTCGTCGGGGCCGGCGCCGGGCTCGCCGTCACCGCGCTCCAGCGCCTGGCGCCGCGCGCGCTCCCCGCGCTCGACCGACTGCCGACCGGCGCCTTCCTGGCCGCACGGCGCGTCCTCGCCGCCCCTGGAGCCGCGCGCCTCGTCGTCGTGGCGTGCGCCGTCGCGCTCGGGCTCTCCGTCTACGCCAGCGCGCTCGCCGACTCGTCCTCCCGCACGCTGCGCGCGAAGGCGGCCGTGGCCGTCGGGGCGGACGCCGTCGTGTCGGCCGACGACCGCGTGCTGCCCGCGCTGCCCGCGGGGACCTCGGCCGTGCTGCGCGACCCCCAGGTGAGCGTCGCGTCCGCCACCCGCAACGCCGCCCTGCTCGCGCTCGACCCGGAGACGTTCGCCGCGGTGGCGACGTGGGACACCCGCTTCGGGGACCGCGACCGCCTGCTGCACCGGCTGGCCGGGGCCCCGGGGAGCGTGCCGGTCGTCATCGCCGGCGACGCGACGGGGCTGCCGAGCACCGGGGCGGCGGCGCTGCAGGAGGGCCCGTACACCCTGCAGGTGCAGGTCGTCGCGCGCGTGCCGGCCTTCCCGGGCATGCTGGGCCGCGGCCCCCTCGTCGTCGTGGCCCAGCAGCCGCTCCTCGCCGCCCTCGCCGCGCACGACCCCTCGCCGCGCGCGCTGTTCGACCAGGAGGTCTGGGTACGCGGGGACTCGGCCCCCGCGCAGCGCGCGCTCGGCCTCACCGGCAGCGGCGCCGCCGCCACGACGACGACCACCGCGGGCTTCCTGCAGCGGCCCGACGTCCGCTCCGCGGCGTACGCGCTGGCCTACCTCCGCGCGGTCGCGGGCGCGGGCGGCGCCCTGGGGCTGCTCGGGCTCGTGCTCCACGCCGCGGGGCAGCAGCGGCGCCGCACGGTCGCCACCGTGCTCCTCGACCGCATGGGCCTCGGCCGCGCGGCCGGGCGGACGGCCGCGGCGCTCGAGCTCGGACTGCTCGCCGGGACGGCGCTCGTCTGCGGCTGCGTGCTGGCCCTGCCGGCCTGCGCCTTCGTGCTCGGCCGCGTCGACCCGGTCCCGGCAGTGGCGCCGGCGCCGCTCTTCCGCGTGCCCGCCCTCGCCCTGCTCGCCGTGGTGGTGGGCACGCTCGCCGCGGTCGTCCTCGGCGCGCTGCTCGTCGACCGGCTCGCCCGGCGCGCTCCCGCCGGCACCGTCATGCGGGCGCCCGCGTGA